A part of Fusarium graminearum PH-1 chromosome 3, whole genome shotgun sequence genomic DNA contains:
- a CDS encoding isoleucyl-tRNA synthetase, whose product MSIDFPKEEEVVLQRWREIDAFLRQVELSEGRPRYTFYDGPPFATGLPHYGHLLTSTIKDVIPRYWSMKGFHVERRFGWDTHGLPIEHEIDKKLGISGKAAVMELGIAKYNEECRSIVMRYAKEWRVTVERLGRWIDFDNDYKVKKPTTICITMDPSFMESEWWVFKQLFDKDQVYQGHRVMPYSTVLTTALSNFEANQNYQDVTDPAVVVTFPLVDDPDVNLLAWTTTPWTLPSHLGLAAHPDFEYVKILDEKSGKIYILLEKLLGTLYKDPKKAKFKIVEKILGKDMLGWKYTPPFNYFYDEFKDVAFKVLNATYVTDDSGVGIVHQAPAFGEDDYNVAVAAGIVTENRSPPDPVNDTGHFTDRVSDFKGMHVKEADKHIIKYLKNAGRIANESQLKHSYPMCPRSDTPLIYRAVPSWFIRIPDIIPDMLKNIEETRWVPSFVKEKRFASWIANARDWNVSRNRYWGTPIPLWVSEDLEERVCVGSVQELRDLSGYEGDLSDLHRDKVDHITIPSKMGKGQLKRIEEVFDCWFESGSMPYASQHYPFENVEKFEQSFPGNFIAEGLDQTRGWFYTLTVLGTHLFGKSPFKNCVVNGIVLAEDGKKMSKRLKNYPDPSIIMSKYGSDALRLYLINSPVVRAEPLRFKESGVKEVVQKVLLPLWNSYKFFEGQVALLKKVENVDFVWDPKLEATNTNVMDRWILASCQSLLAFVNQEMEAYRLYTVVPRLLGLIDNTTNWYIRFNRKRLKGENGLDDTLHALNALFEVLFTLCRGLAPFTPFLTDNIYLKLLPHIPKELQGDDFRSVHFLPFPDVRQELFDEEVERRVGRMQRVIELARVSRERRTIGLKQPLKTLVVLHSDPQYLEDVKSLKNYISEELNVQDLVLSSDESKYNVQYSVTADWPVLGKKLKKDMARVKKGLPLLTSDQVKGYLQDKHIDVDGIRLEEGDLVVRRGVKEDDSSKNFETNTDSEVLTILDTEIHPELVAEGLGREIINRVQRLRKKAGLVPTDDIKMEYRVVADPEDVGLSGAFKSQTPAFEKALRRPLEEASAETQTEGLIAEEEQEVQQATFILRLLKL is encoded by the exons ATGTCCATCGACTTTccaaaggaagaggaggttGTCCTCCAAAGATGGCGCGAGATTGATGCTTTCCTCCGACAG GTAGAACTATCTGAAGGTCGGCCTCGCTACACTTTCTACGACGGACCTCCTTTCGCGACCGGCCTCCCTCATTACGGACATCTTCTTACTTCCACCATCAAGGATGTCATCCCCCGATACTGGTCCATGAAGGGCTTCCACGTCGAGCGTCGCTTTGGTTGGGATACCCACGGCCTCCCTATCGAGCACGAAATTGATAAGAAGCTTGGAATCTCCGGAAAGGCTGCTGTCATGGAACTCGGTATTGCCAAGTACAACGAGGAGTGTCGTTCTATTGTTATGCGCTATGCCAAAGAATGGCGAGTAACCGTCGAACGGTTGGGTCGCTGGATTGACTTCGACAATGATTACAAGGTGAAGAAGCCCACAACTATTTGTATT ACCATGGACCCTAGTTTCATGGAGTCCGAATGGTGGGTTTTCAAACAATTGTTTGACAAGGACCAAGTTTACCAGGGCCACCGAGTTATGCCCTACTCTACTGTCCTCACCACTGCTTTGAGTAACTTCGAGGCCAACCAGAACTACCAAGACGTGACTGATCCCGCGGTCGTCGTTACATTCcctcttgttgatgatccCGATGTCAACCTGCTTGCTTGGACAACTACCCCCTGGACGCTGCCATCGCATCTCGGACTTGCAGCGCACCCCGATTTCGAGTACGTCAAGATCCTGGATGAGAAGAGCGGAAAGATATACATCCTACTCGAAAAGCTCCTTGGAACTTTATATAAGGACCCCAAGAaagccaagttcaagattgTGGAGAAAATTCTCGGCAAGGACATGTTGGGATGGAAGTACACGCCTCCATTCAACTACTTCTAcgacgagttcaaggacgTTGCCTTCAAGGTTCTGAACGCCACCTATGTTACTGACGACAGTGGTGTGGGAATTGTCCACCAAGCTCCAGCATTCGGTGAGGACGATTACAATGTCGCCGTCGCCGCAGGCATCGTTACTGAGAACCGATCACCTCCCGACCCCGTCAACGACACCGGCCACTTCACTGACCGAGTTTCCGACTTCAAGGGTATGCATGTCAAGGAAGCTGATAAGCACATCATCAAATACTTGAAGAATGCCGGTCGCATCGCCAACGAGTCTCAACTAAAGCATTCTTACCCCATGTGTCCTCGCTCAGACACCCCCCTAATCTACCGGGCTGTCCCTTCCTGGTTCATCCGCATCCCCGACATCATTCCTGACATGCTCAAGAATATTGAAGAAACTCGCTGGGTTCCATCATttgtcaaggagaagcgtTTCGCCAGCTGGATCGCCAATGCTCGCGACTGGAACGTCAGCCGAAACCGATACTGGGGCACACCTATCCCTCTGTGGGTCagcgaggatcttgaagagAGAGTCTGTGTAGGAAGCGTTCAAGAGCTCCGTGACCTAAGTGGCTACGAGGGCGATCTCTCTGACCTTCACCGTGACAAGGTTGATCACATTACAATCCCTAGTAAAATGGGCAAAGGTCAACTGAAGCGTATTGAGGAGGTGTTTGACTGCTGGTTCGAATCTGGAAGCATGCCATACGCCAGTCAACACTACCCCTTTGAAAACGTGGAAAAGTTCGAACAGTCGTTCCCTGGAAACTTCATTGCAGAAGGTTTGGACCAGACCCGTGGCTGGTTCTATACCCTTACAGTTCTGGGTACTCATTTGTTCGGCAAATCACCATTCAAGAACTGCGTGGTCAACGGAATTGTGCTTGcagaggatggcaagaagatGTCGAAGCGACTCAAGAACTACCCTGATCCTTCTATCATCATGTCCAAATATGGATCTGATGCTCTTCGGCTCTACCTTATTAACTCGCCTGTTGTGCGAGCCGAGCCACTGCGATTCAAGGAGTCCGGAGTCAAGGAGGTTGTCCAGAAGGTCCTCCTTCCTCTCTGGAACAGTTACAAATTCTTTGAGGGTCAGGTTGCTTtgctcaagaaggtcgagaatgtcgactttgtctGGGATCCCAAGTTGGAGgccacaaacaccaacgTCATGGACAGATGGATTTTGGCATCTTGCCAGTCACTATTGGCATTTGTCAACCAAGAGATGGAGG CCTACAGATTGTACACG GTTGTTCCTCGACTTTTGGGTCTTATTGACAACACGACAAACTGGTACATCCGATTCAACCGAAAGCGACTCAAGGGAGAGAATGGCCTTGATGACACTCTACACGCCTTGAATGCTCTATTCGAGGTGCTTTTCACTCTGTGTCGTGGTCTAGCCCCCTTTACGCCTTTCCTCACGGACAACATTTACCTCAAGCTCTTGCCTCACATCCCTAAGGAACTCCAGGGCGATGACTTCCGTAGTGTTCATTTCCTACCATTCCCCGATGTGCGCCAAGAGTTGTTTGATGAGGAGGTAGAGAGACGTGTCGGTCGTATGCAGCGTGTCATTGAGCTTGCTCGTGTGTCGCGTGAACGCCGTACCATTGGTCTCAAACAACCGCTGAAGACCCTCGTGGTGCTTCACTCTGACCCCCAGTACCTGGAAGATGTCAAGTCGTTGAAGAATTATATCAGCGAGGAGCTTAATGTACAAGATCTTGTGCTTTCTAGCGACGAATCCAAGTACAACGTGCAGTACAGTGTCACCGCGGACTGGCCTGTACTcggaaagaagctcaagaaggacatgGCCCGCGTCAAGAAGGGTCTGCCTCTTCTTACCAGTGACCAGGTAAAGGGATATCTCCAAGACAAGCACATTGATGTCGATGGCATTCGCCTGGAAGAGGGTGACCTCGTTGTGCGCCGAGGCGTCAAGGAGGACGACTCCTCAAAGAACTTTGAGACCAACACGGATAGCGAAGTGCTCACCATCCTCGACACAGAGATCCACCCGGAGCTGGTAGCGGAGGGTCTTGGTCGTGAGATCATCAATCGTGTGCAGCGACTTCGAAAGAAGGCAGGACTCGTGCCCACAGACGACATCAAGATGGAATACAGAGTTGTTGCTGACCCTGAGGATGTGGGCCTGTCAGGTGCTTTCAAGTCGCAGACTCCTGCTTTTGAGAAGGCCTTGCGCCGACCTCTCGAGGAGGCAAGCGCTGAAACTCAAACTGAGGGTCTCATCGCAGAAGAGGAGCAAGAGGTCCAACAAGCAACATTCATTTTGAGATTACTCAAGCTGTAA